The following coding sequences lie in one Rhea pennata isolate bPtePen1 chromosome 10, bPtePen1.pri, whole genome shotgun sequence genomic window:
- the MTMR10 gene encoding myotubularin-related protein 10, producing MFSLRQPKPTFRSYLLPLPQADDHIASEPRIKKLEPVLLPGEIVVNEVNFVRKCIATDTSQYDLWGKLVCTNFKISFITDDPMPLQKFHYKNLLLGEHDVPLTCIEQIVTVNDTKRKQKVLGPNQKLKFNPTELIIYCKDFRIVRFRFDEAGPESAKKVCLAIAHYSQPTDLQLLFAFEYVGEMYHNPAKKVNGIDPGGGGSSASGQQTPLFETYSDWDREIKRTGASEWRVCSVNEGYMISTCLPEYFVVPSSLADQDLKLYSYSFIGRRMPLWSWNHPNGSALVRMANIKDVLQQRRIDQRICNAITRSHPQRSDVYKSDLDKCLPSIQEIQTAHIKLKQLCVNEPFEETEEKWLSSLENTHWLEYIRSFLKHSAELVYVMECKHVSVILQEEEGRDLSCLAASLIQVMLDPYFRTIVGFQSLIQKEWVMAGYQFLDRCNHLKRSDKESPLFLMFLDCVWQLLEQYPAAFEFSEMYLTILYDSARISLFGTFLFNCPHQRVKESTEFAISKNIQLGDEKGLRFPCVWDWSLQFTSRDRLLFHNPLYIGKSAPCVQNGAIKTFKRSKKNYSSTLRGVPPALKNGIISEQEFLPRRNSLILKLKPDFLQQTESQSNSMEQYFRDWFAKPVDLHGVILPHISGTQIKLWKLCYFRWVPEAQINHGGFITAFHKVSLLADEVDMLNRNLRQYKSNPSLQVNCSELDHSRMYFRANGLNDSSGAPDFLSSSFPFSPIGNLCRRSILGTPLSKFLSGAKIWLSTETLANED from the exons ATGTTTTCCCTCAGGCAGCCCAAGCCCACCTTCCGCTCCTACCTTCTGCCGCTGCCGCAG GCTGACGACCATATAGCTTCAGAACCCAGGATTAAAAAACTGGAACCGGTACTTTTGCCAG gTGAAATTGTGGTAAATGAAGTCAATTTTGTGAGAAAATGTATTGCAACAGATACAAGTCAATATGACCTGTGGGGCAAATTGGTTTGCACTAACTTCAAGATTTCCTTTATTACGGATGACCCTATGCCATTGCAG AAATTCCATTATAAAAACCTTCTTCTTGGTGAACATGATGTCCCGCTAACATGCATTGAGCAGATTGTCACAG tGAATGACACCAAGAGGAAGCAGAAGGTCCTTGGTCCTAATCAAAAACTTAAATTTAACCCAACAGAATTAATCATTTATTGCAAAGACTTCCGTATTGTCAGATTTCGCTTTGATGAAGCAGGTCCTGAAAGTGCAAAAAAG GTGTGCCTTGCAATAGCTCATTATTCTCAGCcaacagatctccagctcctctttGCATTTGAATATGTTGGGGAAATGTATCATAATCCAG caAAGAAAGTGAATGGAATAGACCCAGGAGGTGGTGGTAGCAGTGCCAGTGGTCAGCAGACACCTTTGTTTGAAACGTACTCTGATTGGGATAGAGAAATCAAAAGGACAGGTGCCTCAGAGTGGAGAGTTTGTTCAGTCAATGAAGGTTATATGATATCTACTTG CCTTCCAGAATACTTTGTGGTCCCATCTTCCTTAGCAGATCAAGACCTTAAGCTATACTCTTACTCTTTTATTGGGAGACGAATGCCG TTATGGTCCTGGAATCACCCTAATGGGAGTGCTCTTGTAAGAATGGCCAACATTAAAGATGTACTGCAACAAAGAAGGATTGATCAAAG gATTTGTAATGCAATAACTCGAAGCCATCCCCAGAGAAGTGACGTTTACAAGTCTGATTTGGACAAGTGTCTCCCCAGCATCCAAGAAATTCAAACTGCACATATCAAACTCAAACAGCTGTGTGTTAATG AGCcttttgaagaaacagaagagaagtgGCTGTCCTCACTGGAAAATACTCATTGGCTAGAGTATATCAG ATCATTTCTTAAGCATTCTGCTGAGCTTGTGTATGTGATGGAATGTAAGCATGTTTCCGTAATTCTGCAAG agGAAGAGGGACGGGACCTGAGCTgtcttgctgcttctctcatTCAAGTTATGCTGGATCCCTATTTTCGAACAATTGTTGGATTTCAAAGCTTAATACAAAAGGAATGGGTCATGGCAGGATATCAGTTTTTAGATAGATGTAATCACTTAAAGAGATCTGACAAAGAG tctCCTTTGTTCTTGATGTTTCTCGACTGCGTTTGGCAGCTGCTAGAACAATACCCAGCAGCCTTCGagttttctgaaatgtatcTGACCATATTGTACGACAGTGCACGTATCTCCTTGTTTGGCACTTTCCTTTTCAATTGTCCCCATCAAAGAGTAAAGGAAAGCACC GAATTTGCCATAAGCAAAAACATCCAGCTGGGTGATGAGAAAGGCCTCAGATTTCCTTGTGTTTGGGACTGGTCTCTTCAGTTCACGAGCAGGGATCGTCTGCTCTTTCACAACCCTTTGTATATTGGGAAGAGCGCACCGTGTGTACAAAATGGAGCCATCAAAACATTCAAACGCTCAAAG aaaaactATAGCTCAACCTTGAGAGGTGTCCCCCCAGCATTAAAGAATGGAATCATCAGTGAGCAAGAGTTCCTTCCGCGAAGAAACTCTTTGATACTAAAACTGAAACCAGATTTTTTACAGCAAACAGAGAGTCAGAGTAACAGCATGGAACAGTACTTCAGAGACTGGTTTGCAAAGCCTGTTGATCTGCATGGCGTAATTCTACCCCATATCTCTGGAACACAAATAAAACTGTGGAAACTGTGCTACTTCCGATGGGTTCCCGAGGCCCAAATTAATCATGGTGGCTTCATCACTGCTTTCCATAAAGTCTCTTTGCTGGCTGATGAAGTAGACATGTTAAACAGGAATCTTCGACAATACAAAAGCAACCCTTCTTTGCAAGTTAACTGCTCGGAACTGGATCACAGCAGGATGTACTTCAGAGCAAATGGTTTAAATGACTCTTCTGGGgctccagactttctctcctcctcattCCCGTTTTCTCCAATAGGGAACCTATGCAGACGGAGCATTCTGGGAACACCTTTAAGCAAATTTTTAAGTGGTGCCAAAATCTGGCTATCCACTGAAACGCTTGCAAATGAAGACTAA